One Cucumis sativus cultivar 9930 chromosome 1, Cucumber_9930_V3, whole genome shotgun sequence DNA segment encodes these proteins:
- the LOC101221418 gene encoding RING-H2 finger protein ATL46 translates to MPRFLNEMKQKDGYLIYPSPLSPFDGGTDPKSNDSTPSPSSSSSFSSISPILLLVIVILAVIFFISGLLHLLVRFLLKRSSPSIYQSNRYAERPGSHTLQRQLQQLFRLHDSGLDQTFIDALPVFLYKDIMGLKEPFDCAVCLYEFSDQDRLRLLPICSHAFHISCIDTWLLSNSTCPLCRATLLGSSFPSENPNLNEIFGQEHNYHRQPENTVSGNHQKRVTTTMEESAGEMRVLSVRLGKFKKLNNEEEEEEDDDDDEIEEKGESSSQNNLNARRCYSMGTYQYVVGESDLQVMKEKLNIENVRGNGEMDGKKISGRSKGESFSVSKIWQWSKKSELPITSSSNSEWKTAVV, encoded by the coding sequence ATGCCaagatttttaaatgaaatgaagcAAAAGGATGGTTATCTGATATACCCATCTCCCCTTTCACCTTTTGATGGTGGCACTGAtccaaaatcaaatgattCTACACCATcgccatcatcatcttcttctttcagcAGTATCAGCCCAATCCTTCTTCTAGTTATAGTGATTCTAGCAGTCATCTTTTTCATCTCTGGTTTACTCCATTTGCTCGTTCGATTTCTACTAAAAAGATCTTCCCCATCAATCTACCAATCCAATCGATACGCAGAACGGCCTGGATCTCACACACTCCAAAGACAGCTCCAGCAGCTCTTTCGCCTTCACGATTCAGGCCTCGACCAAACCTTCATCGACGCTTTGCCAGTGTTCTTGTACAAAGATATCATGGGTTTAAAAGAGCCATTCGATTGCGCCGTTTGTCTCTACGAATTTTCCGATCAGGACAGGCTGAGATTACTCCCCATCTGTAGCCATGCTTTTCACATCAGTTGCATAGACACATGGCTACTCTCAAACTCCACATGTCCACTCTGCAGGGCCACCCTTTTGGGCTCCAGTTTCCCTTCCGAAAACCCTAATCTCAACGAGATTTTTGGGCAAGAACACAATTATCACAGACAACCAGAAAACACGGTTTCTGGAAATCATCAGAAACGAGTAACAACAACAATGGAGGAATCTGCAGGGGAAATGAGAGTATTGTCTGTGAGACTCGGGAAGTTCAAGAAACTAAAcaacgaagaagaagaagaagaagatgatgatgatgatgaaataGAAGAGAAAGGAGAAAGCAGTAGTCAAAATAACCTTAACGCGAGAAGATGCTACTCAATGGGGACTTACCAATACGTTGTTGGAGAATCAGATTTACAGGTGATGAAGGAGAAGTTAAACATAGAGAATGTAAGAGGAAATGGGGAAATGGACGGGAAGAAAATCAGTGGGAGAAGTAAAGGGGAAAGTTTCTCGGTGTCGAAGATTTGGCAATGGTCGAAGAAGAGTGAGTTGCCAATTACGAGCAGCTCCAACAGTGAATGGAAGACGGCAGTTGTGTGA
- the LOC105436380 gene encoding uncharacterized protein LOC105436380: MGDRDGAFKELESIDGADALLTSKRYSCFCFPCFGPSRSGSDELSWWERVKTKAKSTKFDSEDHHWWTGGIRSLKKLREWSEIVAGPRWKTFIRRFNRNRPATVKLGKFQYDPISYALNFDEGHNGDVDFDGDEYNTGGGFQNFSDRFAAIPPAPVKSSSSAAVNG; encoded by the coding sequence ATGGGAGACCGTGACGGAGCTTTCAAGGAATTAGAATCAATCGATGGCGCCGATGCTCTTTTAACCTCTAAACGCTAcagttgtttttgtttccctTGCTTTGGACCAAGTCGGTCGGGTTCCGATGAGCTTTCATGGTGGGAACGGGTGAAGACGAAAGCAAAATCCACCAAGTTTGATAGCGAAGATCATCACTGGTGGACAGGCGGAATCAGATCCCTCAAGAAGCTTCGTGAATGGTCGGAGATCGTCGCCGGTCCGAGATGGAAGACGTTTATTCGTCGGTTCAATAGGAACCGTCCGGCTACTGTTAAGCTTGGAAAATTCCAATATGACCCTATCAGTTACGCTTTGAATTTCGACGAGGGGCATAATGGGGATGTGGATTTTGATGGGGATGAATACAATACTGGTGGTGGGTTTCAGAACTTCTCAGACCGGTTTGCTGCCATCCCTCCGGCGCCTGTGAAATCGTCTTCTTCTGCTGCGGTGAATGGTTAG
- the LOC101221499 gene encoding uncharacterized protein LOC101221499 isoform X1 produces the protein MPGPGPHMLYAMGSGMALTTLSDGRFSPHHTLFYTINAFFGPDIGSFSDWLSSVLGFSASSVPDVIHHPVFYILILGLPLCLFYSWLSSFLLHKGLLDSVFGVSLNRRQCLLLISAGSFSHFFLDHLFEENGHSSTYTWILSTGWWENRAPINPDAVMVVGFLCTCLIGGFVYINRVKSGKSISKQSYQSVKLMVVVATLYSMWCASQIYWASPRRPAVGEEADLGVLVFLVFYFFLPHYLCIKSMQPKDSETKHLPL, from the exons ATGCCGGGACCTGGGCCTCACATGCTCTACGCCATGGGCTCCGGCATGGCTCTGACCACTCTCTCCGACGGCCGATTCAGCCCCCACCATACTCTCTTTTACACCATCAACGCTTTCTTCGGCCCCGACATCGGCTCCTTCTCCGATTGGCTGTCCTCCGTTCTTGGTTTCTCAGCATCTTCTGTTCCCGACGTTATCCATCATCCCGTCTTCTACATCCTCATTCTGGGTCTTCCTCTCTGCCTCTTCTACTCCTGGCTCTCCTCTTTTCTACTCCATAAGGGCCTCCTCGATTCTGTCTTTGGG GTATCTCTTAATAGAAGGCAATGCTTGTTGTTAATTTCAGCTGGTTCTTTTTCACACTTCTTTCTTGACCATTTGTTTGAG GAAAATGGGCATTCATCAACGTACACTTGGATATTGAGCACTGGTTGGTGGGAGAACCGAGCACCAATCAATCCAGATGCTGTTATGGTTGTTGGATTCTTGTGCACTTGCTTAATTGGTGGTTTTGTTTACATTAACAG GGTGAAGTCTGGAAAGTCAATTTCGAAACAATCGTATCAGTCGGTAAAGCTTATGGTAGTAGTAGCTACCCTATATTCCATGTGGTGCGCAAGCCAGATATACTGGGCTAGCCCTCGTCGACCAGCTGTCGGTGAAGAAGCTGATCTTGGAGTTTTAGTGTTTCtggttttctatttttttctaccTCATTATCTTTGTATAAAGTCCATGCAACCAAAAGATTCTGAAACGAAACATCTCCCATTGTGA
- the LOC101221499 gene encoding uncharacterized protein LOC101221499 isoform X2, with translation MPGPGPHMLYAMGSGMALTTLSDGRFSPHHTLFYTINAFFGPDIGSFSDWLSSVLGFSASSVPDVIHHPVFYILILGLPLCLFYSWLSSFLLHKGLLDSVFGENGHSSTYTWILSTGWWENRAPINPDAVMVVGFLCTCLIGGFVYINRVKSGKSISKQSYQSVKLMVVVATLYSMWCASQIYWASPRRPAVGEEADLGVLVFLVFYFFLPHYLCIKSMQPKDSETKHLPL, from the exons ATGCCGGGACCTGGGCCTCACATGCTCTACGCCATGGGCTCCGGCATGGCTCTGACCACTCTCTCCGACGGCCGATTCAGCCCCCACCATACTCTCTTTTACACCATCAACGCTTTCTTCGGCCCCGACATCGGCTCCTTCTCCGATTGGCTGTCCTCCGTTCTTGGTTTCTCAGCATCTTCTGTTCCCGACGTTATCCATCATCCCGTCTTCTACATCCTCATTCTGGGTCTTCCTCTCTGCCTCTTCTACTCCTGGCTCTCCTCTTTTCTACTCCATAAGGGCCTCCTCGATTCTGTCTTTGGG GAAAATGGGCATTCATCAACGTACACTTGGATATTGAGCACTGGTTGGTGGGAGAACCGAGCACCAATCAATCCAGATGCTGTTATGGTTGTTGGATTCTTGTGCACTTGCTTAATTGGTGGTTTTGTTTACATTAACAG GGTGAAGTCTGGAAAGTCAATTTCGAAACAATCGTATCAGTCGGTAAAGCTTATGGTAGTAGTAGCTACCCTATATTCCATGTGGTGCGCAAGCCAGATATACTGGGCTAGCCCTCGTCGACCAGCTGTCGGTGAAGAAGCTGATCTTGGAGTTTTAGTGTTTCtggttttctatttttttctaccTCATTATCTTTGTATAAAGTCCATGCAACCAAAAGATTCTGAAACGAAACATCTCCCATTGTGA